The Pecten maximus chromosome 14, xPecMax1.1, whole genome shotgun sequence genome includes a region encoding these proteins:
- the LOC117342514 gene encoding zinc finger BED domain-containing protein 1-like: MAEKNKFDIVTNRKAKSTVWEHFGLKKIEGKLVENVAVCRMCMASVKYSGGTTNLSSHIRARHPNLRERSNDDTDSKNTQQSGSSGLASTTKETQVHDRKTSQCTLPTVIANKTPYPPGSRRATEITETITNFLINDMRPFKTVDTDCFRKMLHTLDPRYKVPGRKHFSQIAIPKKYEQVKGVVKGELQRADQVAITTDGWTSRATESYITITSTHINNEWQMVNYVLMTRCMPESHTGVNIAEFLKEAIAEWGIKEEPLYLVSDNASNMKKAAEVLGCDLHLGCFAHTLNLAAQKGLRVKAVSNLLAKIRKIVGFFHRSTVAAARLQTQATNLNLPNHKLVIDVPTRWNSAFDMLERYLEMQVAVVATLMSLANKDKDLKFLSDEEISLAEKVMEAMKPLKQATTMLCNEKSPTISIILPLHHKLVSVYKTSVTGETTAIVSLKAAIVGDLENRYDEKAHPSANSLLMKATVLDPRFKALPYLEEERRFTVYNDLVKDLASLNPQCLNMMIKKEPGALSESIVPNVEIQGERHVDTLPPLPSLPKQENQSAVESVPSTIDIPSTPKKAKQESFLNDLLGDVFVTKVENVKSPLQRAEIEVQKYKDLPSPTLESSPLQWWKENQNLFPLLSCAAKQLLCIPSTSVPSERVFSTAGDIVSSQRANLKASTVDMLIFLKKNCQL, encoded by the exons ATGGCGGAGAAAAACAAGTTTGATATTGTGACCAACCGAAAAGCAAAATCAACGGTTTGGGAACATTTTGGACTGAAAAAAATTGAAGGCAAGCTTGTTGAAAATGTTGCCGTTTGTAGGATGTGCATGGCATCTGTTAAATACTCAGGTGGAACGACAAATCTGTCGTCCCATATCAGAGCCCGTCATCCAAATCTACGTGAGCGTAGTAATGACGACACTGACAGTAAAAATACACAACAATCTGGTTCCAGTGGCTTAGCTTCTACTACAAAGGAAACTCAAGTTCACGACAGAAAGACGTCTCAGTGTACCTTGCCAACAGTAATAGCAAATAAAACGCCATATCCTCCAGGCTCAAGACGTGCAACAGAAATAACGGAAACCATTACCAATTTCCTTATTAATGACATGAGGCCATTTAAAACAGTTGACACAGACTGTTTCAGGAAGATGCTACACACATTAGATCCAAGGTACAAAGTTCCAGGTCGGAAGCATTTTTCACAAATTGCAATTCCAAAAAAATACGAACAAGTAAAGGGTGTTGTGAAAGGAGAACTCCAAAGGGCTGATCAg GTTGCCATCACAACTGATGGGTGGACATCAAGAGCCACAGAAAGTTACATTACCATAACCTCAACCCATATAAACAATGAATGGCAGATGGTGAACTATGTGTTGATGACAAGATGTATGCCAGAAAGCCACACAG GAGTAAACATTGCAGAATTTTTGAAGGAAGCTATTGCAGAATGGGGTATCAAAGAAGAGCCATTGTACCTAGTGTCTGACAATGCCAGTAATATGAAGAAGGCAGCTGAAGTGCTTGGTTGTGATCTTCACCTTGGATGCTTTGCTCACACACTGAACTTAGCAGCCCAAAAAGGGCTTAGAGTTAAAGCTGTTTCAAACCTGTTAGCAAAAATTAGGAAAATTGTTGGCTTTTTTCATCGCAGCACAGTGGCAGCTGCTCGCTTGCAAACTCAAGCTACAAATCTAAATCTGCCAAATCACAAATTGGTCATTGATGTTCCAACCAGATGGAACAGTGCATTTGACATGCTAGAACGTTATCTCGAAATGCAGGTTGCAGTTGTAGCAACTCTCATGTCTCTGGCAAACAAAGACAAAGACTTAAAGTTTCTGTCTGATGAAGAAATAAGCCTTGCTGAAAAAGTAATGGAGGCAATGAAACCACTAAAACAGGCTACCACCATGCTGTGCAATGAAAAAAGTCCAACAATTTCAATAATTCTGCCCCTTCACCACAAACTTGTAAGTGTCTATAAAACATCAGTGACTGGGGAAACTACTGCCATTGTCTCTTTAAAGGCAGCTATAGTTGGTGACCTAGAAAATAGGTATGATGAGAAAGCTCATCCATCTGCAAACAGCTTGTTAATGAAAGCCACTGTGCTTGATCCCAGGTTTAAGGCACTGCCTTATCTTGAGGAAGAAAGAAGATTCACTGTTTACAATGATCTTGTGAAAGATCTTGCTTCCCTGAACCCTCAGTGTCTGAATATGATGATAAAAAAAGAGCCAGGGGCACTTTCAGAGTCTATAGTCCCTAATGTTGAAATTCAAGGTGAAAGACATGTAGACACTCTTCCCCCTTTACCCTCTTTACCTAAACAGGAAAATCAGTCAGCAGTTGAATCTGTTCCTTCCACCATCGATATACCATCAACCCCCAAAAAGGCAAAACAAGaatcatttttaaatgatttacttGGAGATGTGTTTGTCACCAAAgtggaaaatgtaaaaagtcCATTACAAAGGGCTGAAATTGAAGTGCAGAAATATAAAGATCTGCCTTCTCCAACCCTTGAAAGTAGCCCACTGCAATGGTGGAAGGAAAATCAGAATCTGTTTCCTCTTCTCTCTTGTGCTGCAAAACAACTACTATGTATCCCAAGTACAAGTGTTCCCTCAGAAAGGGTATTTAGTACTGCTGGGGATATAGTTTCAAGCCAAAGGGCAAATCTAAAAGCAAGCACTGTTGACATGCtgatatttcttaaaaaaaactgCCAGTTGTAA